A section of the Sphingomonas ginsenosidivorax genome encodes:
- a CDS encoding phage holin family protein, protein MADPVPFLSEDETLPAMVSRLAGETRALAGAEIAVYKARFGITLAAYKTAAMFFAVAGVLALAALIALLVGLIMTLTPLVGPGFATLIVVGVVLVLAVVLGLVGKSKLTPGAPS, encoded by the coding sequence TTGGCCGATCCCGTGCCGTTCCTGAGCGAAGACGAGACGCTGCCGGCGATGGTATCGCGGCTCGCCGGCGAGACGCGCGCGCTCGCCGGCGCCGAGATCGCGGTTTACAAGGCGCGGTTTGGGATCACGCTGGCCGCCTACAAGACCGCGGCGATGTTCTTCGCGGTCGCGGGCGTGCTTGCGCTGGCCGCGTTGATCGCGTTGCTGGTCGGGCTGATCATGACACTGACGCCGCTGGTCGGTCCCGGCTTCGCGACATTGATCGTCGTGGGGGTGGTACTCGTCCTGGCGGTCGTCCTCGGCCTCGTCGGCAAGTCGAAGCTGACACCCGGAGCCCCGTCATGA
- a CDS encoding DUF3618 domain-containing protein, whose translation MTESLTQAEIERDAARARVTQTLGELQDRLNPRTLARNAARDLTEAGSVIADKGAHTLKRNPGAVAGATAVAGLFLARHRIAGLFRRRSRDQIDPDGIL comes from the coding sequence ATGACCGAATCGCTCACCCAGGCCGAGATCGAGCGCGACGCCGCGCGCGCGCGTGTCACGCAGACGCTCGGCGAGCTGCAGGACCGGCTCAACCCCAGGACGCTCGCACGCAACGCCGCACGCGACCTGACCGAGGCGGGCAGCGTTATCGCCGACAAGGGCGCGCACACGCTCAAGCGCAACCCGGGTGCCGTCGCCGGCGCCACTGCGGTCGCCGGCCTGTTCCTCGCCCGCCACCGCATCGCCGGCCTGTTCCGCCGCAGGTCGCGCGACCAGATCGATCCGGACGGCATTCTCTAG
- a CDS encoding DUF4170 domain-containing protein, whose amino-acid sequence MSKLHLVFGGRVADPRTLDFNDLDAIEFVGVFPDYPTAEKAWRAAAQRTVDDAEMKFVVVHLHRLMEPSLTAPPAA is encoded by the coding sequence ATGAGCAAGCTCCACCTCGTATTCGGCGGCCGCGTTGCCGATCCCCGCACGCTCGATTTCAACGATCTCGACGCGATCGAGTTCGTCGGAGTGTTCCCCGACTACCCCACCGCCGAGAAGGCCTGGCGTGCTGCAGCGCAGCGCACGGTCGACGATGCAGAGATGAAGTTCGTCGTCGTCCACCTGCACCGGCTCATGGAGCCGAGCCTCACGGCACCACCAGCCGCTTGA